Proteins encoded together in one Bradyrhizobium sp. CB82 window:
- a CDS encoding polysaccharide pyruvyl transferase family protein, whose translation MAEGPIKDSRTLIAELQGEIDKIIGPHLEGAGNFALVDFPNHPNVGDSAIWLGEETYLQRKLGRGPSYVCTYDTFAREEFERAVPVGPILIHGGGNFGDLWPSHQEFRLRLLSEFPDRRIIQLPQTIHFSSKASLKRAAEIINSHKKFRILVRDAQSLNVARKEFTAPVDLCPDMAFCLGAQSSRAEITRKLLLLLRTDHEKVEQERSRPLPSFAVVEDWLTERRGLAKWLFLRAVLETSLLPFKGRMPSGLDTRIRWFHLLASSRVARGMEQVGSSAYVITDRLHTHIFCVLLNVPHSVLDNNYGKISTFVDAWSRPFEKLSRPLSTSVDEAVASFLKIGKSGPSPSDQG comes from the coding sequence ATGGCCGAAGGTCCCATAAAGGATTCTCGTACGCTCATTGCGGAATTGCAGGGCGAGATCGACAAGATCATTGGGCCTCATCTGGAAGGCGCCGGAAACTTTGCGCTGGTCGACTTCCCCAACCATCCAAACGTGGGCGACAGCGCCATTTGGTTGGGTGAGGAGACCTATCTGCAGAGGAAGCTCGGCAGAGGCCCGTCCTACGTGTGCACCTACGACACCTTCGCAAGGGAGGAGTTTGAGAGAGCCGTTCCTGTCGGACCTATCCTGATCCATGGCGGCGGCAATTTCGGTGACCTGTGGCCAAGTCATCAGGAGTTTCGGCTGAGGCTTCTATCGGAGTTTCCGGATCGCCGGATCATCCAGTTGCCGCAAACCATTCACTTCTCCTCGAAGGCAAGCCTCAAGCGGGCCGCGGAAATCATCAACTCCCACAAAAAGTTCCGGATTTTGGTCCGCGACGCCCAAAGTCTGAACGTCGCGAGAAAGGAATTCACGGCGCCCGTCGATCTCTGTCCGGACATGGCGTTCTGCCTGGGGGCGCAGAGCTCGCGAGCGGAAATAACGAGGAAATTGTTGCTGCTGCTTCGAACCGATCACGAGAAGGTGGAGCAGGAGCGCTCTCGTCCGCTTCCGAGCTTTGCAGTCGTGGAGGACTGGCTCACGGAACGGCGAGGCTTGGCGAAGTGGTTGTTTCTCAGGGCGGTGCTTGAGACGTCCCTTCTTCCGTTCAAGGGCAGGATGCCGTCCGGGCTCGATACGCGTATTCGGTGGTTTCACCTTTTGGCGTCGAGCCGTGTGGCTCGCGGAATGGAGCAAGTTGGATCGTCGGCCTATGTGATCACGGACCGGCTTCACACGCACATCTTTTGCGTGTTGTTGAACGTGCCGCACTCGGTCCTTGACAACAACTATGGAAAGATCAGTACGTTTGTCGATGCCTGGAGCAGGCCTTTCGAAAAGTTGAGCCGGCCATTGAGCACGAGTGTGGACGAAGCCGTCGCAAGCTTTCTGAAAATCGGCAAAAGCGGTCCGTCACCGTCGGATCAAGGATGA
- a CDS encoding glycosyltransferase produces MKIALIDPSLFTWPYDLKLAKGLTDIGHAASIVGRQHGQKPSVDEDLFLDRHFYPGLQSRFFKKLPRNVQLGLKGLSHAESMTRLIRRFRRTPPDVIHFQWAPLAIVDSQFIPKFRRVAPTVLTVHDSNPFNNNPSSRIQRIGAFRILHCFDHLIVHTTVARDRLLRVGIPDEKISVIAHGLLTDHIARPADEPSAADGRFQILLFGKIKPYKGVDVMLHALALLPREVRAHCVVKVVGWPEMPMEPLFAMVKDLQLEDHVEFDLRFVPEDEVTSLVARADILAFPYRDIDASGVLMLAIAAGRPIVASNLGTFSEWLSDQAEGTLVPPDDPAALSRSLERLICDSDYRNAKGQAMLDLRDAVPTWTSIARLTEAAYAKAGRRVKPPASVQVLQDLRN; encoded by the coding sequence ATGAAAATCGCTCTGATCGATCCGTCTCTGTTTACCTGGCCGTACGATCTCAAATTAGCCAAAGGATTGACCGATATTGGGCATGCAGCCAGCATTGTCGGGCGCCAGCATGGGCAGAAGCCTTCCGTCGATGAAGACTTGTTTCTGGATCGGCATTTTTATCCAGGATTGCAGTCGCGCTTTTTCAAGAAACTTCCGCGCAACGTGCAGCTCGGACTGAAGGGCCTCAGCCACGCTGAATCAATGACACGGTTGATCAGGCGCTTCAGGAGAACGCCGCCCGATGTGATCCATTTCCAGTGGGCACCGCTGGCGATCGTTGACAGCCAGTTCATTCCCAAGTTCAGAAGGGTCGCACCAACTGTGCTGACCGTTCATGACTCGAATCCGTTCAATAACAATCCGAGCTCGCGGATACAACGAATTGGCGCGTTCAGGATTCTGCATTGCTTCGACCATCTTATCGTTCACACGACTGTTGCACGCGATCGCCTGCTGCGCGTTGGTATTCCGGACGAGAAAATTTCAGTTATCGCGCACGGATTGCTGACGGATCATATCGCCCGACCGGCCGACGAGCCTTCGGCCGCGGACGGTCGCTTTCAAATACTGCTGTTCGGCAAGATTAAGCCCTACAAGGGCGTCGACGTCATGCTTCACGCGCTTGCGCTGCTTCCCCGAGAGGTCAGGGCGCATTGCGTGGTGAAGGTCGTGGGCTGGCCGGAAATGCCGATGGAGCCGCTATTTGCGATGGTGAAGGACCTGCAGCTCGAAGACCATGTCGAATTCGACCTGCGATTCGTTCCGGAAGATGAAGTGACCTCGCTGGTCGCGCGCGCTGACATCCTGGCTTTTCCGTATCGGGATATCGATGCGTCGGGCGTGCTGATGCTGGCGATTGCGGCGGGACGTCCGATTGTGGCGTCGAACCTTGGAACGTTTTCGGAATGGCTGAGCGATCAGGCAGAGGGGACGCTCGTTCCTCCAGATGATCCGGCGGCATTGTCCCGGTCGCTCGAGCGACTGATTTGCGACTCCGATTATCGAAACGCCAAGGGGCAAGCGATGCTGGATCTGCGCGACGCCGTGCCGACGTGGACCTCGATTGCCCGCCTGACCGAGGCCGCCTATGCGAAGGCGGGCCGGCGTGTGAAGCCGCCGGCCAGCGTACAGGTTCTGCAGGATCTACGAAACTGA
- a CDS encoding glycosyltransferase family 2 protein, protein MSRKALIVIPVLNEASHIESVVRNLARDSLREDRTIVVADGGSTDGTPDIVRLLAKEIGGVHLLHNPQRLQSAGVNLAVRAYGAEAQVLVRCDAHCGYPADYVSSLLKTLDERQADSVVVPMDSRGDSCLQRAVAWVSDTKVGSGGSAHRGGKQSGFVDHGHHAAMTIDSFRRAGGYDETFTHNEDAEFDCRLRAMGGRIFLDSDIRLSYRPRSGFLSLARQYFNYGRGRSRTVRRHPGSLRLRQFLVPTHVALTICAIVLSPVAPVLLTLPAAYLAILALTAMKIVAKHRSFCGLLALPAAVVMHFAWALGFFWGILSIRQTTWQMTPSVS, encoded by the coding sequence GTGTCCAGAAAAGCCCTGATCGTCATACCAGTATTGAACGAGGCTTCCCATATCGAGTCCGTTGTCCGCAACCTGGCTCGGGATAGTCTCCGCGAGGATCGCACGATCGTGGTCGCGGATGGCGGCAGCACCGATGGGACGCCTGACATTGTCCGCTTGCTCGCCAAAGAAATCGGGGGCGTCCATTTGTTGCACAATCCCCAGCGATTGCAGAGCGCCGGCGTCAATCTGGCCGTACGGGCCTATGGTGCTGAGGCACAGGTCCTGGTGCGGTGCGACGCCCATTGCGGATATCCGGCGGATTATGTTTCGAGCCTCCTCAAGACCTTGGACGAGCGCCAGGCGGACTCGGTCGTGGTCCCTATGGACTCGCGTGGTGACAGCTGCCTGCAGAGGGCCGTCGCCTGGGTCTCGGACACAAAGGTCGGTTCGGGCGGATCGGCACATCGCGGCGGAAAGCAAAGCGGCTTTGTCGACCACGGACATCATGCGGCCATGACCATCGATTCGTTCCGCAGGGCCGGCGGTTACGATGAAACCTTCACTCACAATGAAGATGCAGAGTTTGACTGCAGACTACGCGCAATGGGCGGCCGGATATTTCTGGATTCGGACATCCGCCTTTCATATCGACCGCGGTCGGGTTTTCTGAGCCTGGCGAGGCAATACTTCAACTACGGTCGCGGTCGATCGAGAACCGTGAGACGGCATCCCGGATCGTTGCGACTGCGCCAGTTCCTGGTACCCACTCATGTTGCACTGACGATTTGCGCCATCGTGCTGTCTCCGGTGGCACCGGTGCTGTTGACGTTGCCGGCGGCCTATCTGGCGATATTGGCGCTGACCGCAATGAAGATCGTCGCAAAGCATCGCTCGTTCTGCGGGCTGCTCGCGCTGCCGGCCGCTGTCGTGATGCACTTCGCGTGGGCGCTTGGCTTTTTCTGGGGCATCCTGTCGATCCGCCAGACAACCTGGCAGATGACCCCTTCAGTTTCGTAG
- a CDS encoding glycosyltransferase, translating into MKISIVITVYNYERYVGLAIDSALNQTRPANEIVVVDDGSIDGSRRIIAGYGDRIRAIFQANQGNIAAFEVGYREATGDVLLFLDADDILLPTAVENVAAHWREGVSKVQFNLEIIDGAGRRLGRSFCAFPKSYTPDDVRTEFVQSGTYIWPVMSGNAYSREFLRQVVPLNPPVGYDGALNTIAPLYGNVVTVQATLGQYRLHGRNISRNDARGRAQRFPDFRRQIGFRVAEFDILKAHCDRKSMHVQATRPIDNEIVFVNYRLASRKLGLGYVGQDADTSGSLLRRGIWLAATSTTGWSTAASHIVWFTALFLSPSWLAYRLIMLRFNRAELLKPLLRFGSVIRRKHA; encoded by the coding sequence TTGAAGATCAGCATCGTCATAACAGTCTACAATTATGAACGGTATGTCGGATTGGCAATCGACAGCGCGTTGAATCAGACGCGTCCAGCAAATGAAATCGTTGTCGTTGATGACGGCTCGATCGACGGTTCCCGCCGGATTATCGCCGGCTATGGTGACAGGATTCGAGCCATATTTCAGGCAAATCAAGGCAACATCGCAGCATTCGAGGTCGGGTACCGCGAAGCGACGGGCGATGTGCTGCTATTCCTCGATGCGGACGATATCCTGCTGCCGACGGCGGTGGAAAACGTCGCTGCGCATTGGCGCGAGGGCGTCTCGAAAGTTCAATTCAATCTGGAAATCATCGATGGCGCGGGCAGGCGACTTGGGCGCTCGTTTTGTGCGTTTCCCAAATCCTACACGCCAGACGACGTGCGCACAGAATTCGTCCAGTCGGGAACGTATATCTGGCCAGTCATGTCGGGAAATGCGTATTCCAGGGAGTTTCTTCGCCAAGTCGTCCCTCTCAATCCGCCAGTCGGATACGATGGTGCCCTCAACACGATCGCGCCTCTCTATGGGAACGTGGTCACGGTGCAGGCAACCTTGGGGCAATATCGGCTTCACGGCAGAAATATCAGTCGGAATGACGCGAGGGGCCGCGCGCAGCGCTTTCCCGATTTCCGCAGGCAGATCGGGTTTCGCGTTGCCGAGTTCGACATCCTGAAGGCGCATTGCGACAGGAAGTCGATGCACGTGCAAGCTACGAGGCCAATCGATAACGAGATCGTCTTTGTCAACTATCGCCTCGCGTCGCGTAAATTGGGACTGGGGTATGTCGGACAGGACGCGGACACGTCAGGTTCACTTCTGCGCCGTGGGATATGGCTAGCCGCGACCAGCACGACAGGATGGAGCACCGCAGCGTCTCATATCGTCTGGTTCACTGCGTTATTCTTGAGCCCTTCCTGGCTTGCATATCGGCTGATCATGCTCCGGTTCAACAGGGCAGAACTCCTCAAGCCGCTCCTGAGGTTCGGCAGCGTCATCCGGCGCAAGCACGCCTGA
- a CDS encoding glycosyltransferase family 25 protein, with protein sequence MSGNLRIVAISLAGSHRRERAGANLDALGIPWTFFDALRVPAEGLPQYDEALAIRFWGRGLSRAEIGCAASHMSILAQLAASDANESWALVMEDDVVLDDGFSFRSLPDICKAAEIGYLRLYGRHMAPCKHVAWLDQRELVRFERAPMGTQAYLISSRAARRFIDSVTTIHRPVDWEMDRFWANGLYNYALFPFPCLELALPSSIAKAAESVRAPTAIDRAVWFAWKSKEYVLRLSENIRLRQSDKRIRARLAGATSLHGQMPETIRRIKSV encoded by the coding sequence ATGAGCGGCAATCTCAGAATTGTGGCGATCAGCTTGGCTGGTTCCCATCGCCGCGAGCGTGCGGGTGCAAACCTGGATGCGCTTGGTATTCCGTGGACCTTCTTTGATGCCTTGCGTGTGCCCGCCGAGGGGCTCCCACAATATGACGAAGCGCTGGCCATCCGCTTTTGGGGCAGGGGCCTTTCTCGAGCCGAGATCGGCTGCGCTGCGAGCCATATGAGCATCCTGGCGCAATTGGCGGCGTCAGACGCGAACGAGTCCTGGGCTCTCGTGATGGAAGACGATGTCGTTCTCGACGATGGATTCAGCTTTCGATCGCTCCCGGATATCTGCAAGGCTGCCGAGATCGGCTATCTCCGGCTGTATGGGCGACACATGGCGCCATGCAAGCACGTCGCCTGGCTGGATCAGCGGGAGTTGGTGCGGTTTGAGCGCGCGCCAATGGGAACGCAGGCGTATCTGATCTCCAGCCGCGCTGCGCGTCGATTCATCGACAGCGTGACGACGATCCATCGGCCAGTCGACTGGGAGATGGACCGGTTTTGGGCAAATGGCCTCTACAACTATGCCCTGTTTCCTTTCCCGTGCCTTGAACTGGCGTTGCCGTCGTCGATTGCAAAGGCGGCAGAGTCTGTCCGCGCGCCGACGGCGATCGACAGAGCGGTATGGTTTGCGTGGAAATCAAAGGAATATGTTCTGCGCTTGTCGGAAAATATTCGTCTTCGCCAGTCCGACAAACGGATTCGCGCCCGCCTTGCCGGCGCAACCAGTCTTCACGGGCAAATGCCCGAGACAATTCGCAGGATCAAAAGCGTGTAA
- a CDS encoding trifunctional glycosyltransferase/class I SAM-dependent methyltransferase/polysaccharide deacetylase, with product MTAHPRTSVVIAARDAEETIAETLGSLLAQSVSDWEALIVDDGSNDGTAAIVAEHAARDSRFRLLNCDGAGASSARNKGISNARGERILFLDSDDWIDRSFLARMNAALDLNSSAVAAYCNGCRVMPDGGETPVRVDPTIQDNAFERFARTCATFIHTVLVLKSAVAKVGGFETSLRTCEDWDLWQRIARCGGRWIHVDEKLSYYRISDRSLTQDVKRMLADAQVVIARGFSSDDRVGEPAPAHQAGASIAYGTAAAAYAYFVLWCAGFDCGRRNASDPSLEALSDIPKTQASADDITTVLLDAVMVGARTVPAKLAERWPQYGNGVTSLISAIARAWNDRAAGRKCQYRFERKVLDYDDLSAPRVLTLTLGTRVDLRHISTIRPIGTIDRLYVYLCDGPRILTLVDIGVLGTVGRRFWITLAADGLVHLQIKDQIGNLVRAKIALHKRAGRLRSFVRDGRDTHRGRLRELDSRASREARSLAISGIPASSSRMRGAERSQEPGRKQFWEGLFEQEDPWNYGSPYEQEKYIRQLELLPDQPVENALELACAEGHFTRQLARRVKRLRAADISTKALDRARVRCNGHQNIEFAQLDLATDPLPQDIDLIVCSEALYYLDDEAELELVAKRLAQALRPGGYLVAAHAFVLKDNMSRTGLDWESPYGAETITRTIQGVPGLALDASIETELYRIDRFRRLRSGEATPDAQVKCAAVNAPIEVKVARSIVWGGAAARRFDVTQSERRAHAPVLMYHRIAAEGPGELARYRVSPDAFRQQMLWLRRNGYHTINSDQLAWFVANDHPFVGRPVLITFDDGYEDFAEHAWPILQANDFSAEVFVATDFVGKRAEWDAPLGEPASLLDMTGIAALAAEGVCFGSHLASHPRSEALATWNLAEELTRSRAQLEQWLGRPITSLAAPFGATDQRLEILAAECGYKTLFSTVSRAATLKDNLLNLPRIEVRGEFTLDAFARCLEQYQ from the coding sequence ATGACGGCCCATCCGCGTACGTCGGTCGTGATCGCCGCCCGTGATGCCGAAGAGACCATTGCTGAAACACTCGGCAGCCTGCTCGCGCAAAGCGTCTCCGACTGGGAGGCTCTTATCGTGGATGATGGTTCGAACGATGGCACGGCCGCGATCGTTGCTGAACATGCGGCGCGCGATTCCCGATTTCGGCTTCTGAACTGTGATGGAGCAGGCGCTTCAAGTGCTCGTAACAAGGGAATCTCAAACGCGAGAGGCGAACGAATACTCTTCCTCGACAGTGATGATTGGATCGATCGATCCTTCCTCGCCAGGATGAATGCTGCGCTGGATCTCAATTCCTCGGCGGTGGCCGCCTATTGCAACGGTTGCCGGGTCATGCCTGACGGCGGCGAGACTCCCGTTCGCGTCGACCCGACAATCCAGGACAACGCATTTGAGCGTTTCGCTCGCACGTGCGCCACGTTCATCCATACCGTGCTTGTCCTCAAGAGCGCGGTTGCAAAGGTCGGTGGCTTTGAGACGAGCCTCCGTACGTGCGAAGATTGGGATCTGTGGCAACGGATCGCTCGCTGCGGCGGCAGGTGGATCCATGTCGATGAGAAATTGAGCTACTATCGAATAAGCGACCGCTCACTGACGCAGGACGTCAAACGGATGCTGGCCGACGCGCAGGTTGTCATTGCGCGCGGATTTTCGAGCGATGATCGCGTCGGCGAGCCGGCCCCCGCACACCAAGCCGGAGCCTCAATTGCATACGGCACCGCCGCGGCGGCGTACGCGTATTTCGTGCTCTGGTGCGCCGGATTTGATTGCGGCCGCAGGAACGCCAGCGATCCATCTCTGGAAGCGCTCAGCGACATTCCGAAGACTCAGGCGTCGGCGGACGATATCACCACCGTCCTGCTCGATGCCGTCATGGTGGGGGCAAGAACGGTGCCTGCCAAGTTGGCTGAACGCTGGCCGCAATACGGGAACGGGGTAACCAGCCTCATCTCAGCAATCGCTCGTGCGTGGAACGACCGCGCGGCGGGGCGAAAGTGTCAATACAGATTTGAGCGGAAAGTGCTCGACTATGACGACCTTTCGGCGCCCAGGGTCCTCACATTGACACTAGGCACGCGCGTTGATCTTCGCCACATCAGCACCATCAGGCCAATCGGGACCATTGATCGATTGTACGTCTATCTCTGCGATGGCCCGCGCATCCTGACGCTGGTCGATATTGGTGTCCTCGGCACTGTCGGCCGCCGCTTCTGGATCACGCTGGCTGCCGATGGCCTGGTTCATTTGCAGATCAAGGACCAGATCGGAAACCTGGTTCGGGCAAAAATCGCGCTCCACAAGCGGGCCGGACGGCTTCGATCCTTCGTGCGAGACGGCCGAGACACTCACCGGGGGCGGCTGCGCGAGTTGGACTCGCGGGCTTCACGCGAGGCGCGGTCGCTTGCCATTTCAGGCATCCCCGCTTCCAGCAGTCGGATGCGAGGCGCCGAAAGGTCTCAAGAGCCCGGACGCAAGCAATTTTGGGAGGGGCTCTTCGAGCAGGAAGATCCCTGGAACTACGGTTCGCCGTATGAACAGGAAAAGTACATCCGGCAGCTCGAGCTGCTTCCAGACCAACCGGTGGAGAACGCGCTTGAGCTCGCGTGCGCGGAAGGACACTTTACGCGGCAATTGGCCCGCAGGGTCAAACGCCTCCGAGCCGCCGATATTTCGACGAAGGCGCTCGATCGTGCTCGGGTCCGGTGCAATGGGCATCAGAATATTGAGTTCGCTCAACTGGATTTAGCCACCGATCCGCTGCCGCAGGACATCGATTTGATCGTCTGCTCCGAGGCCCTTTACTACCTTGATGACGAGGCCGAACTGGAATTGGTCGCGAAGCGACTGGCCCAGGCGCTACGTCCTGGCGGTTACCTTGTGGCGGCCCATGCCTTTGTGCTGAAGGACAACATGTCCCGAACGGGGCTCGACTGGGAGAGTCCGTACGGGGCGGAGACGATCACGCGGACCATCCAGGGCGTACCCGGACTTGCGCTCGACGCGTCGATCGAGACCGAACTGTACCGTATCGATCGGTTCAGGCGTTTACGCTCGGGCGAAGCGACCCCCGATGCGCAGGTGAAATGTGCGGCCGTCAACGCGCCGATCGAGGTCAAGGTTGCGCGATCCATCGTGTGGGGTGGCGCGGCCGCGCGCCGGTTTGACGTCACGCAATCGGAAAGACGCGCGCATGCTCCGGTCTTGATGTACCACCGGATTGCGGCTGAAGGACCAGGTGAACTGGCGCGCTACCGCGTGTCTCCAGATGCGTTCCGGCAGCAAATGCTATGGCTTCGCCGCAATGGTTACCACACGATCAATTCGGATCAGCTCGCCTGGTTCGTGGCAAACGATCATCCGTTCGTCGGCAGGCCGGTGCTGATCACCTTCGACGATGGCTACGAGGATTTCGCCGAGCATGCATGGCCGATTTTGCAGGCAAACGATTTCTCGGCGGAGGTGTTCGTTGCGACCGACTTCGTGGGAAAGCGGGCGGAGTGGGATGCACCGTTGGGAGAGCCCGCTTCGCTGCTCGATATGACCGGGATTGCCGCGCTTGCCGCCGAGGGCGTCTGCTTTGGGAGTCATTTGGCTAGCCACCCGCGGAGCGAGGCACTCGCGACCTGGAATCTCGCCGAGGAACTGACGCGATCTCGCGCACAATTGGAACAATGGCTTGGGCGACCGATAACGTCGCTTGCCGCGCCTTTTGGCGCCACCGATCAGCGGCTCGAAATTCTGGCAGCCGAATGCGGTTACAAAACCCTGTTCAGCACGGTCAGCCGGGCCGCCACACTGAAGGACAATTTGTTAAATCTGCCGCGAATTGAGGTCAGGGGCGAGTTTACGCTGGACGCATTCGCGCGTTGCCTGGAGCAATATCAATGA
- a CDS encoding glycosyltransferase gives MTHVSVASASAVAETALSEGMTVFWRANQPIGHVLMHQGQITDAKIEHIDDTFLSAVDAKVRISTKVGLSASVVICTRDRPDQLSKCLLSLPRQTYPPREIIVVDNASRDQRTRDVALAAAVTYIREDRPGLDIARNTGALQATGDIVAYTDDDVLLHPRWLEQLTCAFDSPEIGAVTGLVLPAELATEAQRHFETYWGFGKGYREQDYDSAVFRSHRGRVVPAWDIGAGASMAFRREVFQAVGLFDERLDVGQAGCSGDSEYWYRLLAGGYTCRYTPASVAFHFHRETMDGLASQIYHYMRGHAAALLVQYERTGISANRRLAYYHKPRWYLYRLLRKLVEEDSIRDRFLKEELTGYLAGLLFYHRRRFRR, from the coding sequence GTGACGCATGTCTCCGTGGCGTCGGCGTCCGCTGTTGCGGAAACGGCGTTGAGCGAGGGCATGACGGTGTTTTGGCGCGCCAATCAGCCGATCGGCCATGTGCTGATGCATCAAGGCCAGATAACGGACGCCAAGATAGAGCATATCGACGACACGTTTCTGTCAGCCGTCGACGCCAAGGTGCGAATCTCGACGAAGGTGGGCCTCTCGGCGAGCGTGGTGATCTGTACGCGCGACCGTCCGGACCAGCTGAGCAAATGCTTGTTGTCGCTGCCGCGGCAGACCTATCCTCCACGAGAAATCATTGTGGTGGACAATGCATCGCGCGATCAGCGGACGCGGGATGTCGCGTTGGCCGCTGCAGTGACCTATATTCGCGAGGATAGACCCGGTCTGGATATTGCGCGCAATACGGGCGCGCTTCAGGCAACCGGCGACATTGTCGCCTATACGGACGATGATGTGCTGCTTCACCCGCGTTGGCTGGAGCAACTGACATGTGCGTTTGACTCTCCCGAGATCGGCGCGGTGACTGGACTGGTGCTTCCGGCCGAGCTCGCGACCGAGGCGCAACGGCATTTCGAGACGTATTGGGGATTTGGCAAGGGCTATCGCGAACAGGATTACGACAGCGCAGTCTTCCGATCGCATCGCGGACGGGTCGTGCCCGCGTGGGACATTGGCGCAGGAGCGAGCATGGCGTTCCGGCGCGAAGTGTTTCAGGCGGTCGGGCTCTTCGACGAGCGATTGGACGTCGGTCAGGCCGGCTGCTCCGGCGACTCGGAATACTGGTATCGATTGCTCGCGGGCGGCTACACGTGTCGTTACACTCCGGCGTCAGTCGCATTCCACTTTCACCGCGAGACAATGGATGGCCTGGCCAGCCAAATCTATCACTACATGCGTGGTCATGCGGCGGCACTTTTGGTGCAGTATGAACGAACGGGAATCTCGGCGAACCGACGTTTGGCTTACTATCACAAGCCGCGTTGGTATCTCTATCGGCTGCTCCGGAAATTAGTGGAAGAAGACAGTATTCGCGACCGCTTCCTGAAGGAGGAGCTGACGGGATATCTCGCGGGATTGCTGTTCTATCATCGCCGGAGGTTTCGCAGATGA
- a CDS encoding putative Ig domain-containing protein: MALLFAASLVIGGSALYMGVSREGLRQWLQSIQPLRRSAEVVGGAVVGQNGSGLYAGYTLSWGDDFDRLDIVGPANPRGKFFPTGAYHPGIRGNTTSLGTAFDADPLTTGYKDGNRGVAVGFDNMSVSRSVLRLGARKATAHEQAFLTPTDRSINGGDRPHLSAMIHTAGAFAYYPTTNAVIIEIRARLSSRLTNPAGFHPSFWTYSVTPVLNPTGNEWDLECNSQGMHFSNIVHTSGTISTDNSAGPFNYMDDTFHVFSFVFRNGGNTQLYVDGALRAQFVGVDSNTKNMPSFVLLTSHIFNNTFAGEAYHAEAWAGSAAGAYLDVDWIRGWRTTGVTHWRPLVSVADLNVDYGGNGKVVLPSAKALWGDASVTEFVQVVPYESSEPGMTEQTTFTQFPVGISYDPASRTIKADFTTGRGNAGRSHVVVYGYKADGSTMEPLRFSINRGPRVTTGALSATAGDDYRHDIYAECDVGVMMPKVLSVKGLPQGLSFDSSTGLITGAATATGVSNLTISCTNNAGQTATRTATLTVDAHDAASRLDGR, from the coding sequence ATGGCATTACTGTTCGCCGCATCGTTGGTTATCGGTGGCTCGGCACTTTATATGGGCGTGAGCCGTGAAGGTCTGCGGCAATGGCTGCAATCCATCCAACCCTTGAGGCGAAGCGCCGAGGTGGTCGGTGGTGCCGTCGTCGGCCAGAATGGCAGTGGGCTTTATGCGGGCTATACGCTGTCCTGGGGTGATGATTTTGACAGACTCGACATTGTTGGCCCAGCAAATCCTCGCGGCAAGTTCTTCCCGACTGGCGCCTATCATCCGGGCATCCGCGGCAATACCACGTCGCTAGGGACAGCCTTCGATGCCGACCCGCTGACGACAGGCTATAAAGACGGCAACCGCGGCGTCGCGGTTGGTTTCGACAACATGTCGGTTTCCCGCTCGGTGCTTCGGCTCGGAGCGCGCAAGGCAACAGCGCACGAGCAGGCGTTCCTTACGCCGACAGACCGGTCCATCAACGGAGGCGACCGCCCACACCTCTCCGCGATGATCCATACCGCGGGGGCATTTGCATACTATCCGACCACCAACGCCGTGATCATCGAGATTCGTGCCAGGCTCAGCTCCAGGCTTACAAATCCGGCCGGCTTTCATCCGTCATTCTGGACCTACTCAGTCACCCCTGTGCTCAATCCGACCGGCAATGAGTGGGATCTTGAGTGCAACTCCCAAGGCATGCACTTCAGCAACATCGTCCACACCTCGGGGACAATCTCGACCGACAACAGCGCCGGACCATTCAACTACATGGACGACACGTTCCATGTCTTCAGCTTTGTCTTTCGAAACGGAGGGAACACCCAGCTGTATGTCGACGGCGCGCTTCGAGCCCAGTTCGTCGGTGTGGACTCCAATACCAAGAATATGCCCTCATTTGTGCTGCTGACGTCACACATATTCAACAATACGTTCGCGGGCGAAGCGTATCACGCCGAGGCGTGGGCTGGCTCGGCAGCCGGGGCCTATCTCGATGTCGACTGGATCCGCGGCTGGCGGACAACAGGCGTTACGCATTGGAGGCCGCTGGTTTCGGTTGCAGACCTTAATGTCGACTATGGCGGCAACGGCAAGGTTGTGCTGCCGAGCGCCAAAGCCCTCTGGGGTGATGCGAGCGTTACGGAATTCGTCCAGGTCGTGCCCTATGAAAGCTCCGAACCGGGCATGACGGAGCAGACGACGTTTACGCAATTTCCGGTGGGAATTTCGTACGACCCGGCGTCGCGCACGATCAAGGCGGACTTCACCACCGGCAGGGGCAATGCCGGGCGGTCTCACGTCGTCGTCTATGGCTACAAGGCCGACGGCTCGACGATGGAGCCTTTGCGATTCTCCATCAACCGCGGCCCACGAGTGACGACAGGTGCCCTTTCAGCCACCGCGGGCGACGATTACCGCCACGATATCTACGCTGAGTGCGACGTCGGCGTCATGATGCCGAAGGTGCTGTCCGTCAAAGGACTGCCGCAGGGTCTCTCTTTTGACAGTTCCACCGGACTCATCACCGGCGCGGCAACGGCAACAGGGGTCAGCAACCTGACAATCTCCTGCACAAACAACGCAGGCCAGACGGCAACGAGGACGGCCACGTTAACCGTAGACGCGCATGATGCGGCGAGCCGCCTGGACGGAAGATGA